A section of the Paenibacillus odorifer genome encodes:
- a CDS encoding DUF2577 domain-containing protein — MLDIIKKASLGAVGSTNPVAFSYGTVTVAAPLQIQVDQRFVLSGNALVLPESVMESKIDIEGKEVILRRGLASGDRVLMVRMQGGQSYIVLDRLVSPI, encoded by the coding sequence ATGTTAGATATTATTAAAAAAGCAAGTCTAGGAGCCGTGGGAAGTACAAATCCCGTGGCTTTTTCTTATGGAACGGTAACGGTGGCAGCTCCTTTGCAGATTCAGGTGGATCAGCGGTTTGTTTTATCGGGGAATGCGTTAGTGCTGCCTGAATCGGTAATGGAAAGCAAGATCGACATCGAGGGCAAAGAAGTAATACTTCGGCGGGGATTAGCGAGTGGGGACCGCGTATTAATGGTTCGAATGCAGGGCGGACAAAGCTACATTGTTCTGGATCGGCTGGTGAGCCCGATATGA
- a CDS encoding XkdQ/YqbQ family protein, translated as MELLVKNKEGNLWDISGIVSDISWKTARSGKPSTLELTLVDNGIYQLPKFGISNGDIIQFSKDNVDVFYGFVFSIDTGSDQEIKLTAYDQIRYLLGNGSYVLQDVTASDVIKKITTDYGLKTGVLEETEYRIPSLIEDDKKLLDIIMGAIGSELQFKGRLMAFYDDFGKLTLRKPDSMLLNLVLGAGHYLYDYSLKKSIDDDTYNTIFLYKDNEASGKRDFYPVSDKDNVKRWGILHLYQKADDKANAAQIQEKANNLLKMHNREKLSLSIQAIGDMRVRAGNFIYVLLDEFETQLFLVDQCSHKISGGEHTMSLDIKVV; from the coding sequence ATGGAACTGCTAGTGAAGAATAAGGAAGGGAATCTATGGGATATTTCTGGCATCGTCTCAGATATTTCTTGGAAAACTGCACGGTCAGGTAAACCGTCAACGCTAGAGTTAACGCTTGTGGACAACGGAATTTATCAGCTCCCCAAGTTCGGGATCAGCAACGGTGATATTATTCAGTTCAGTAAAGATAATGTAGATGTATTTTACGGATTTGTGTTCAGCATTGATACGGGCTCGGATCAGGAGATTAAGCTGACTGCCTATGATCAAATTCGTTATTTGCTGGGCAATGGTAGTTATGTTTTGCAGGATGTTACGGCTAGTGATGTGATCAAGAAAATAACAACGGACTACGGATTAAAGACAGGTGTGCTGGAGGAGACAGAGTACCGGATTCCTTCTTTAATTGAAGATGACAAAAAGCTGTTGGACATCATTATGGGAGCCATCGGCAGTGAGCTTCAGTTTAAGGGGCGGCTGATGGCTTTTTACGATGATTTTGGGAAGCTGACGCTGCGTAAACCGGATTCTATGCTGCTTAACCTGGTGCTGGGAGCGGGGCATTATCTGTACGATTATTCGCTCAAAAAAAGTATTGATGACGATACGTACAACACGATTTTTCTGTACAAGGACAACGAGGCATCGGGCAAACGCGATTTCTATCCGGTCAGTGACAAGGACAATGTGAAACGCTGGGGTATCCTGCACTTGTATCAAAAGGCTGATGACAAAGCGAATGCTGCACAAATTCAGGAGAAGGCAAACAATCTGCTGAAAATGCACAATCGTGAAAAGCTTAGTCTCTCCATACAGGCGATTGGTGATATGCGTGTAAGAGCAGGCAATTTCATTTATGTCCTATTGGATGAATTCGAGACTCAATTGTTTCTGGTGGACCAATGCAGCCATAAGATTTCTGGAGGGGAGCATACAATGTCCCTCGATATTAAGGTGGTGTAG
- a CDS encoding DUF2793 domain-containing protein: MAQTIQIKRGTKAELTSYGVLKAGELGFCSDTKEVYIGDGTSNSMVGRALSGPEASRPVAGSVGRLYYVTTGSNSGYLYFDDGAAWRRVNAQKLTDLTGTIDDIADGATYAKVLKADISAGHINKVSDGTNVKTAAEIKTHIDDVAKHRTINDAGTTITDLWSAQKIKNEIELAKHNIEPQASVKDQNLLAPPASPVEGDRYIIPAGATGVWAGKTNQIVEYQSAAWVFYVPAVGWTAYVDDEQKIYSWNGSAWVRTGGALQTITAGSGLIGGGQADTVTLNIGAGNGITVTADAIAVTAGKGITVDAAGIAVSVDGSSIVYDAANGNKLTVASIDGGTF, from the coding sequence ATGGCACAGACCATACAAATAAAGCGGGGTACAAAGGCTGAGCTAACGAGTTATGGCGTGTTGAAGGCAGGTGAGCTTGGTTTTTGCAGTGATACTAAGGAAGTTTATATTGGTGACGGCACGTCCAATTCCATGGTCGGCAGGGCGCTGTCAGGGCCAGAAGCTTCGCGTCCGGTTGCAGGATCCGTTGGTCGTTTGTATTACGTGACTACGGGTTCGAATAGCGGATATTTATATTTTGATGATGGGGCAGCTTGGCGGCGGGTGAATGCGCAGAAGCTTACCGATCTGACAGGTACAATTGATGATATCGCTGATGGAGCAACCTATGCGAAGGTGCTTAAAGCGGATATTAGTGCGGGACATATCAATAAAGTATCGGATGGCACAAACGTAAAGACTGCCGCTGAGATCAAGACTCACATTGATGATGTGGCCAAGCACCGGACAATCAATGATGCAGGGACTACGATTACAGACTTGTGGTCTGCGCAAAAGATTAAAAATGAAATTGAGCTGGCTAAGCATAACATCGAACCGCAAGCATCGGTAAAAGACCAGAACCTGCTGGCTCCACCTGCCAGTCCGGTTGAGGGTGATCGTTATATTATTCCAGCAGGGGCAACCGGGGTATGGGCGGGCAAAACGAATCAAATTGTTGAATACCAATCTGCCGCTTGGGTATTTTATGTTCCTGCCGTCGGTTGGACCGCTTACGTCGATGATGAGCAGAAGATTTACAGCTGGAACGGCAGCGCATGGGTACGTACCGGTGGTGCACTCCAGACCATTACAGCCGGGAGCGGGCTGATTGGTGGGGGGCAGGCCGATACTGTGACGTTGAACATTGGTGCGGGCAATGGGATCACAGTCACTGCAGACGCGATTGCGGTTACCGCTGGAAAAGGAATCACCGTGGATGCAGCTGGTATAGCTGTAAGTGTGGATGGAAGCAGTATCGTTTATGATGCTGCGAATGGCAATAAACTTACCGTGGCCAGTATTGATGGCGGAACATTCTAG
- a CDS encoding baseplate J/gp47 family protein produces the protein MYEDQTYEALLERMLDRIPSGLDKREGSIIYDALAPAAAELTQMYIELDVNNNLYFADTATGEYLERSISWSGIVRREASKAQLKGIFYKADGGLLDVPLGSRFSLEMLNYTAVEKLSPGVYRLESETAGEEGNRYFGSLLPVDYISDLARGEIASLLIPGEDIETDDALRQRYLDSARRPATSGNKYHYMEWALQVSGVGGARVFPLWKGPKTVKVIIVDAEKKPASELLAAQVQQYIDPVSGAGEGQAPVGAVVTVAPAAGKNISISAKVTLASGYALQAVNQGFQVMLEKYRKEKAFSATYISQSVIGALLLATEGVADYTELKLNSGAGNVMLNEEEVPLFGNVLLEV, from the coding sequence ATGTATGAGGATCAGACGTATGAGGCTCTTTTGGAGCGGATGCTGGACCGGATTCCATCAGGATTGGATAAACGCGAGGGCAGCATCATTTATGACGCGTTGGCTCCAGCAGCCGCTGAGTTGACACAGATGTATATTGAGCTGGATGTGAATAATAATCTGTATTTTGCAGATACGGCTACCGGAGAGTACTTGGAGCGAAGCATCTCCTGGTCAGGCATTGTAAGGCGTGAAGCCAGCAAGGCACAGCTGAAAGGGATTTTTTATAAGGCGGATGGAGGATTGTTGGATGTTCCACTCGGCAGCCGCTTCTCACTCGAAATGCTGAATTATACGGCTGTGGAGAAGTTATCTCCTGGAGTGTATCGCTTGGAAAGTGAAACCGCTGGAGAAGAAGGAAATCGATATTTTGGCTCTTTACTGCCAGTGGATTATATTTCAGATCTAGCGCGAGGAGAAATAGCCTCTCTTCTGATCCCTGGGGAGGACATTGAAACGGATGATGCGTTACGCCAGCGTTATTTGGATTCAGCCAGACGCCCAGCTACTAGCGGAAATAAATATCACTATATGGAGTGGGCACTGCAAGTTTCGGGTGTGGGAGGCGCACGTGTTTTTCCATTATGGAAAGGTCCTAAAACTGTGAAGGTGATTATTGTGGACGCCGAAAAAAAACCCGCATCCGAGCTGTTGGCGGCTCAGGTGCAGCAATATATTGATCCGGTCTCAGGAGCTGGTGAGGGACAAGCACCGGTAGGGGCTGTTGTGACCGTGGCGCCGGCTGCGGGCAAAAACATCAGTATAAGTGCCAAGGTAACCCTTGCTTCTGGCTATGCACTGCAAGCTGTAAACCAAGGCTTTCAGGTGATGCTTGAGAAATATCGCAAGGAGAAGGCTTTTTCAGCAACCTATATCAGTCAGTCTGTCATCGGGGCATTATTGCTTGCTACTGAAGGAGTCGCGGATTACACAGAGCTGAAGTTGAACAGTGGAGCGGGCAATGTGATGTTGAACGAAGAAGAAGTACCGTTGTTCGGTAACGTTCTACTGGAGGTGTAG
- a CDS encoding DUF2634 domain-containing protein: MIPAIGKAGPITVLLEGEVNLERGESPSLTYRMDWERKRITGQTDGLEAVQQAAAKILRTDRFEHLIYSSDYGTEWRLVLGKDRLLVRAEIRRIVSEALLQDERILSLENIVVSFTGDNLTFDCKVVTRYGNFQLRKEWNEDV, translated from the coding sequence ATGATCCCGGCGATTGGAAAAGCTGGACCGATAACGGTCTTGCTTGAGGGGGAGGTCAACCTTGAGCGTGGGGAAAGCCCTAGTCTTACGTACCGAATGGATTGGGAGAGAAAAAGGATTACAGGCCAAACGGATGGACTGGAAGCAGTTCAACAGGCAGCGGCAAAAATTTTGCGAACCGATCGGTTTGAACATCTGATTTACAGTTCGGATTACGGAACAGAGTGGCGGTTGGTGCTTGGCAAGGATCGGCTGCTGGTTAGAGCTGAAATCAGACGTATCGTTAGTGAGGCACTACTTCAGGATGAACGAATCCTTAGCTTAGAGAATATTGTTGTTTCGTTTACCGGAGATAATCTAACTTTTGACTGCAAGGTCGTCACACGTTACGGAAATTTTCAGCTGAGAAAGGAGTGGAATGAGGATGTATGA
- a CDS encoding LysM peptidoglycan-binding domain-containing protein: MEEYGIFLGFNNQEDAIRLPVNPETLEIKESGDGKSYTIIDLGEINTIAYPKLTEITIESIFPAQRYPFVLVQEDGLKRPFEYVELIKKWMTSRRPIRFVFSGVRYPDDTKKDKKKLNKPQKWLEESSISEDASLEIDFAVNMAMSIEGFTWKLSAGSSGDIEYSLSLKKYVFYQAVAVKVVKGEVKAEQKRANEKAKPTTYTLKAGDSLWSIAQKNLGDGSKYKAIQKLNGIPDSELKKLPIGKVIKLP, from the coding sequence GTGGAAGAGTACGGGATTTTTTTGGGTTTTAATAATCAGGAGGATGCAATCCGGCTGCCAGTCAATCCAGAGACCTTGGAAATCAAGGAGAGTGGAGATGGAAAAAGCTATACCATTATCGATCTGGGTGAGATCAATACGATTGCTTATCCGAAGCTTACGGAGATCACGATTGAAAGTATTTTTCCGGCACAAAGGTATCCGTTCGTATTGGTGCAGGAGGACGGGCTGAAGAGACCTTTTGAATATGTGGAGCTTATTAAGAAATGGATGACGAGTCGTCGGCCCATTCGGTTTGTGTTCTCCGGTGTGAGGTATCCCGATGATACGAAAAAGGATAAAAAGAAGTTAAACAAACCACAGAAATGGCTAGAGGAATCTTCAATTAGTGAGGATGCATCTTTAGAAATTGATTTTGCTGTGAATATGGCTATGAGCATCGAAGGTTTCACTTGGAAGCTTAGTGCGGGATCGTCAGGGGATATTGAATATTCGTTATCTCTCAAAAAGTACGTATTCTATCAGGCGGTAGCTGTGAAGGTTGTTAAAGGTGAAGTGAAGGCGGAGCAGAAGCGGGCCAATGAAAAGGCAAAGCCTACTACCTATACCTTAAAAGCTGGAGACAGTCTATGGAGCATCGCTCAAAAAAACCTAGGAGATGGCTCGAAGTACAAAGCCATTCAGAAGCTTAATGGCATTCCGGATAGTGAGCTGAAAAAGCTGCCCATCGGTAAAGTCATCAAGCTGCCGTAG